A window of Companilactobacillus allii genomic DNA:
TAACCTAATACTCCACCAATTGCTACTAAAATAACAACAATAATAATAATCCAAGTACTTTTTTTCTTCATATATTAATCCATCTTTCAAAAAAAAGCTGATGTTTTCATCAGCTTTTACTAAGTTTACTCTGTATAGAATTCTATTGCAAAAGCCCCTGATCCAGCATGTGTAGCAATAACAGGACTTGTAACTCTAATCAATAAAGGAACATCAGGAACTATTTCCCTCAATTTCTCCTTGAGTTCATTAACATAATCCATCTTATCAACATATGAAATACCAATGGCCTTTATATTCTCAAGACTCTTTACTTCTTCCATGACATTATTCATATACTTCTCAATAGTCTTACGTCCACGACCACGTTTAGCAATATCAAGACTATTGTTCTTCAATGTCAAAACCAGATTAATATTCAAAAGTGTTGATAAAGTTCCTGCAAAACGGCTCAAACGTCCACCACGCAAGATATTCTCAATACTGGTTACACCCATATATAAATAAGTATGATCACGTATCTTTTGAATCTCTTGTTTGATTTCGTCTACTGATTTACCTTCTTTTGCCAATTTAGCAGCTTGAATAACCTGAAATGCTAAGGCACGATCAGTAAACTCTGTATCTACCACTTCCATATGACGATCAGTCATTTCAGCCACTTGACGTGCAGCATTAACAGTTCCACTGATCGACTCAGTCATATTTAGTGACAAAATATCGGTATAATCACTAGGAACTTCATCGATTATACTCATAAATGTTCCAATCGAAGGTTGTGAAGTTTTTGGTAATTCATTTGAAGAATCCATTTCTTTAACAAATTCTTCACGTGTGATATCAACGCCATCCGTATAAGTCTTACCATCAATGTTGATTGTAAGTGGAACTACGCCAATTCCATATTCTTTTATTTCCTCTGAAGTTATCTGTACCGATGAATCGGTAAGGATTTTTACTTTACTCAATTTTATCCCTCTTTCATAGGGTTTTTCACTATTATTGTTTAAATTATAACAGATTTATACCACCATATTAAAAAAACTAATTCATATTTTTTAACATCTTTTTCTATTATATTATACTTATCGTAAATATTGAAAGTGAAAATGAACTCCTACACAAATTATTAGGAGTTCATAATATCTCATATTTTAAAAAATTAAAGTTAGTTTAGTTTCACCTTATACGTTAAAATGAAATCAGTTAC
This region includes:
- a CDS encoding DegV family protein gives rise to the protein MSKVKILTDSSVQITSEEIKEYGIGVVPLTINIDGKTYTDGVDITREEFVKEMDSSNELPKTSQPSIGTFMSIIDEVPSDYTDILSLNMTESISGTVNAARQVAEMTDRHMEVVDTEFTDRALAFQVIQAAKLAKEGKSVDEIKQEIQKIRDHTYLYMGVTSIENILRGGRLSRFAGTLSTLLNINLVLTLKNNSLDIAKRGRGRKTIEKYMNNVMEEVKSLENIKAIGISYVDKMDYVNELKEKLREIVPDVPLLIRVTSPVIATHAGSGAFAIEFYTE